A window of the Yersinia rochesterensis genome harbors these coding sequences:
- the yhcN gene encoding peroxide/acid stress response protein YhcN, with protein sequence MKVKTTIATISILSALSFGVFAADSISESQAKNLQPMGTITVSGLNGAPSDIRQALSEKADAMGAKAYKVIEAREENNWHATATIYQ encoded by the coding sequence ATGAAAGTTAAAACTACCATCGCGACCATTAGCATTCTATCTGCGCTGTCATTTGGTGTTTTTGCAGCCGATTCAATCAGCGAAAGCCAGGCCAAAAACTTACAGCCGATGGGCACTATTACCGTCAGTGGCCTGAATGGCGCACCTTCTGATATTCGTCAGGCGCTGTCTGAGAAAGCCGATGCTATGGGCGCTAAAGCTTACAAAGTGATTGAAGCTCGTGAAGAGAATAATTGGCATGCCACCGCCACTATCTACCAATAA
- the argR gene encoding transcriptional regulator ArgR: MRNPAKQEDLIKAFKALLKEEKFSSQGEIVLALQEEGFENINQSKVSRMLTKFGAVRTRNAKMEMVYCLPAELGVPTTSSPLKNLVLDVDYNDSVVVINTSPGAAQLIARLLDSLGKAEGILGSIAGDDTIFTTPARGFTVEQLHEAILRLFEQEL, from the coding sequence ATGCGTAACCCCGCCAAACAAGAAGATCTTATCAAGGCGTTTAAAGCGTTATTGAAAGAAGAGAAATTCAGTTCCCAAGGTGAAATCGTTTTAGCCTTGCAAGAAGAAGGTTTCGAAAATATTAACCAGTCCAAAGTTTCGCGTATGTTGACCAAATTTGGTGCGGTCAGAACACGTAATGCAAAAATGGAAATGGTTTATTGTTTACCGGCTGAATTAGGGGTTCCGACAACCAGCAGCCCACTAAAGAACTTGGTATTAGATGTCGATTATAACGATTCGGTAGTCGTGATTAATACCAGCCCAGGAGCGGCCCAATTGATTGCCCGCCTGCTGGATTCATTAGGTAAAGCGGAAGGTATTCTAGGCAGCATTGCCGGTGACGACACCATTTTCACCACGCCGGCCAGAGGTTTCACTGTCGAACAGTTACATGAAGCTATCCTCCGCTTGTTCGAGCAAGAGCTTTAA
- the mpl gene encoding UDP-N-acetylmuramate:L-alanyl-gamma-D-glutamyl-meso-diaminopimelate ligase, which produces MRIHILGICGTFMGGLAMLARSLGHEVTGSDANVYPPMSTLLENQGINLIQGYSPTQLDPAPDLVIIGNAMTRGNPCVEAVLERGIPYTSGPQWLHDHVLPERWVLAIAGTHGKTTTAGMVTWILEACGYEPGFVIGGVPGNFDVSARLGNSPFFVIEADEYDCAFFDKRSKFVHYSPRTLVMNNLEFDHADIFDDLKAIQKQFHHLVRLVPGTGKIIVPDNDNHLKQVMAMGCWSEQEMVGETGSWFARKVAVDASVYEVFLDNELVGEVSWSLVGEHNMHNGLMAIAAARHVGVLPADACRALGDFINARRRLELRGEAHGVTVYDDFAHHPTAILATLAALRSKVGGTARILAVLEPRSNTMKLGMCKNELAPSLGRADEVFLFQPQHIPWQVVEVAEACIQPAHWSADIDTLADMVVKTAQPGDHILVMSNGGFGGIHDKLLNTLSQKAECEAQSQE; this is translated from the coding sequence CGCTCATTAGGTCATGAAGTGACGGGGTCGGATGCTAACGTGTATCCACCGATGAGCACATTGCTGGAGAATCAAGGGATCAACTTGATCCAGGGATACTCTCCGACTCAACTGGATCCTGCTCCAGATCTCGTCATCATCGGCAATGCCATGACTCGCGGAAATCCCTGTGTTGAAGCGGTATTGGAACGAGGTATTCCTTATACTTCTGGCCCACAATGGCTGCATGATCATGTGTTGCCGGAGCGCTGGGTATTGGCCATCGCCGGTACTCACGGTAAAACCACCACTGCCGGGATGGTGACCTGGATACTGGAAGCTTGCGGTTATGAACCCGGTTTTGTCATTGGTGGCGTGCCGGGTAATTTCGATGTCTCCGCCCGTTTAGGTAATAGCCCATTCTTTGTTATTGAAGCGGATGAATATGATTGCGCCTTCTTTGATAAGCGCTCTAAATTTGTTCACTACAGCCCAAGAACTTTGGTCATGAATAACCTCGAGTTCGATCATGCTGATATCTTTGATGATCTTAAGGCGATCCAGAAGCAATTCCATCATTTGGTGCGCTTAGTTCCAGGGACAGGCAAAATTATCGTGCCGGATAATGACAATCATTTGAAACAAGTGATGGCAATGGGCTGCTGGAGCGAACAAGAAATGGTGGGCGAAACGGGCAGTTGGTTTGCACGTAAAGTTGCGGTAGATGCCAGTGTCTATGAAGTGTTCCTCGACAATGAGTTAGTGGGCGAGGTCAGCTGGTCATTGGTGGGCGAGCATAATATGCATAATGGTTTGATGGCCATTGCCGCCGCCCGGCATGTCGGCGTGTTACCAGCAGATGCTTGCCGGGCACTGGGTGATTTTATTAATGCGCGTCGCCGGTTGGAATTACGCGGCGAAGCTCATGGTGTCACGGTTTACGATGATTTTGCTCATCATCCCACGGCAATTCTCGCGACACTGGCGGCCCTGCGCAGCAAAGTGGGCGGAACCGCACGAATTCTGGCTGTACTAGAACCGCGTTCTAACACCATGAAGTTAGGTATGTGTAAAAATGAACTGGCGCCGTCATTGGGCCGTGCTGATGAAGTATTCCTGTTCCAGCCGCAGCATATTCCTTGGCAAGTCGTTGAAGTTGCCGAAGCCTGTATTCAGCCTGCGCATTGGAGTGCTGATATTGATACGTTAGCTGATATGGTTGTCAAAACAGCGCAACCAGGGGATCACATTCTGGTGATGAGTAATGGCGGTTTCGGCGGGATCCATGACAAGTTATTGAATACCTTGAGCCAAAAAGCAGAGTGCGAAGCTCAATCTCAGGAATAA
- a CDS encoding YdgH/BhsA/McbA-like domain containing protein gives MKIKTTLTALSLLSVVAFGASAAQSVDAAQASKMTDLGAISVSGITGAPSDIEQAIADKADSKGATAYKVIGINDDNGWHATAKIYK, from the coding sequence ATGAAAATCAAAACAACGCTAACCGCTTTAAGTTTACTTTCTGTTGTCGCCTTCGGCGCATCAGCAGCACAATCAGTCGATGCTGCTCAAGCTAGCAAAATGACGGATTTGGGTGCGATTAGTGTTAGCGGCATTACTGGCGCACCTTCTGATATTGAGCAGGCAATTGCCGATAAAGCAGACAGCAAAGGCGCGACTGCTTACAAAGTCATTGGCATTAATGATGACAATGGCTGGCACGCAACAGCTAAGATTTACAAATAA